GAAACAGATGGTTCTCCCGATCCATCTACAGATCCAGGACATGGAGGTAGACCCGGGCTGAAGGCCATGAGGTCTGTCTTGTGCGGACCCTCTCCAGAGCACACCCTTTGCTGCCTCTGCTGCGAGTATGACCAGGTCCCCACTGCACTGGAGCACACCAGCACGGGTTTCCCCGGCCCACAAACGCCCCCCGTGGGAGCCGCGGAGCAGCGCAGCGCTGTGTACAGCAGCAGAGTGAGCACCAACAGGCTGGACACCGCGCAGATGGCGATGATCAAGTACACGTTGACATCCACCAAGGATGATTCTGGCACAGTAGCACCTACAGAGGACCGCGATGAGACCTTTGGTGCCTGGCCATTTTCCACTAGAGACACCAGCACGGTGACTGTGGCGGTCAGTTGAGGCTCACCGTGGTCCTTCACTAGCACCAGCAGGCGCTGTCTAGTCCCATCTCCCTCGTCCAGGGCCCTTGTGGTACTGATCTCACCAGTGTATAGACCTACACGGAATGGACTCCGCGTACTGCCTGGCCATGGCTGCAGCTCATAAGACAGCCAAGCATTGTAACCAGAGTCAGCGTCTACTGCGCGCACCTTCGTCACCACGTGACCAGGATCCACAGATCTAGTCAACAACTGATTAAACACTCCATCGGCACCTCCCGTCCCAGACCCAAGCAACACCGGTGCATTGTCGTTCTCATCCAGCACAAACACCTGCAGAGTCACATTGCTGCCCAAGGCAGGCACACCAGCATCCCGCGCGCTCACCTGGAACTGCAGCAGCTCCAGCTCCTCATGGTCCAGAGGCTGCAGCGCGAACACCTTGCCGCTCTCTGCGTGCACAGACACGAAGCTCGACAGCAAGCGCTCGCCCACCCTCCGCTCCACCAGAGAGTAGGACACCAGCGCGTTCTCCTGCACGTCGGCGTCTGTGGCCGACACCGTGAAGATGTGCGCGCCAGGAGGGTTGTTCTCCTTCACGAACACCGTGTATTCGGGCTGCGCGAACGCGGGCGCGTTGTCGTTCACATCAGCCACCTCCACGGACACGCTGGCTGTGGCCCACAGCGAGGGCGAGCCCCCGTCGCGGGCGGTCACCACCACCTTATAGTCAGCTGTGGTCTCTCGGTCTAGGGCACTGTCCAGCACGAGCGAATAGTAATTCCTGAAAGTAGACACCAGCTTGAAGGGGACATGAGGGGTCAGAGAGCAGGTCACCTGCCCGTTGACACCTGCATCTAGATCAGTCACACTGATTAAGGCTATAACTTTCCCTAGCTGTGCATCTTCTTTAACAGGGAGCCAGAGCGTTTTGACATTCAGCTGTGGCGCATTGTCGTTAGCATCTACAACTTCCACAAGAACTGTACAGTGACCAATCAGTGGTGGGAAGCCTTTGTCACGTGCCTCTAAAGGAATCTTGTAAGTTTTACTTTCTTCGTAATCAATAACTCCTGTAACTGTAATTTCTCCACTCACAACATCGATGTGAAACTTGGATTTTATATCTGGAGAAATATCActagaaaatgaatacataactTCCCCATTCACGCCTTCGTCTGAATCTGAGGCATTGACTTTGATAACCAAAGTCCCGTTTGGAACGTTCTCTGGTAATTTCACGGTATAGAGAGATCTATCAAAGACTGGAGCATTGTCGTTGACATCCAGCACTGTGATGAATAACTGAACTGTGCCCGTCAGCTCCGGTTTGCCTCCGTCAGTGGCCGTGAGCAACAAGCGCATCTCTGCAGCTTCTTCTCTGTCTAATGGTTTCCGCAAGACAAGACCAAGAGGTTCCACCTGTTCGTGGTTGGGTGGTACATCCAGCGCAAAATGTTCATTGGTGCTCAGTCTGTAAGTCAGCAGAGCATTGGAACCGACATCTGCGTCTGACGCGCCCTCTAGTGGAAACCGCGAGTCAAGCAGTCTGGATTCCGGGATAAACAAAGTCTTTTGTGTGGTTGGGAACATGGGCGGATTGTCGTTAATGTCCCTCACCTCCACCTCCACGTGGAAAACCTGCAGAGGCCGGTCCACGATCACCTCCAGATGGATGCTACACTCCTCGCTCCGCCCGCACAGCGCCTCCCGGTCGATCCGAGAATTCACAAACAAAATGCCATTCTGCAGATTCACCTCCAGAAGGTCCCCAAAGCCCTTGGAATCCAATTGAAACAGACCAGGCACCAACTC
This DNA window, taken from Cricetulus griseus strain 17A/GY chromosome 2, alternate assembly CriGri-PICRH-1.0, whole genome shotgun sequence, encodes the following:
- the LOC103164308 gene encoding protocadherin alpha-7-like isoform X2, yielding MLYLGGGDPEGWHLVLSLLIFTVWEVGSGQLHYSIAEEAKHGTFVGRIVQDLDLQLPELVPGLFQLDSKGFGDLLEVNLQNGILFVNSRIDREALCGRSEECSIHLEVIVDRPLQVFHVEVEVRDINDNPPMFPTTQKTLFIPESRLLDSRFPLEGASDADVGSNALLTYRLSTNEHFALDVPPNHEQVEPLGLVLRKPLDREEAAEMRLLLTATDGGKPELTGTVQLFITVLDVNDNAPVFDRSLYTVKLPENVPNGTLVIKVNASDSDEGVNGEVMYSFSSDISPDIKSKFHIDVVSGEITVTGVIDYEESKTYKIPLEARDKGFPPLIGHCTVLVEVVDANDNAPQLNVKTLWLPVKEDAQLGKVIALISVTDLDAGVNGQVTCSLTPHVPFKLVSTFRNYYSLVLDSALDRETTADYKVVVTARDGGSPSLWATASVSVEVADVNDNAPAFAQPEYTVFVKENNPPGAHIFTVSATDADVQENALVSYSLVERRVGERLLSSFVSVHAESGKVFALQPLDHEELELLQFQVSARDAGVPALGSNVTLQVFVLDENDNAPVLLGSGTGGADGVFNQLLTRSVDPGHVVTKVRAVDADSGYNAWLSYELQPWPGSTRSPFRVGLYTGEISTTRALDEGDGTRQRLLVLVKDHGEPQLTATVTVLVSLVENGQAPKVSSRSSVGATVPESSLVDVNVYLIIAICAVSSLLVLTLLLYTALRCSAAPTGGVCGPGKPVLVCSSAVGTWSYSQQRQQRVCSGEGPHKTDLMAFSPGLPPCPGSVDGSGEPSVSLDSHEKEKLHYGFTLNINAY